A window of the Syntrophothermus lipocalidus DSM 12680 genome harbors these coding sequences:
- the dprA gene encoding DNA-processing protein DprA: protein MKEEELAYFLAIHAVTFAGARKMQELKDYFGGFREVWEAEAGELKAFRFLPGKLDALLAARKNLDPLAYREVLYSKGYSIRTIFDKTYPEALRSLYDPPAVLYGWGKVETLDQQAIAVVGARKPSPYGRQIARSMATDLARAGFWIVSGMARGIDTEAHLGALEAGGRTVAVLGSGIDVVYPRENKGLYSRIAETGVVVSEFPPGTPPEPKNFPIRNRIISGLSKGVLVVEARVKSGALITADWALDQGRDVFAVPGPITSRLSQGTNNLIKQGAKLVTTVEDILEEYQLVLKDTETGALPLGDLDRSSEFDMVLDLLGTEPVHLDQLVRLSGLTPGQLSGMLLELQIRGIIEVLPGNYFIRLRGS, encoded by the coding sequence ATGAAAGAAGAGGAGCTGGCATACTTTCTTGCGATACACGCGGTTACTTTCGCGGGAGCGCGAAAGATGCAAGAATTAAAGGACTACTTCGGCGGGTTTCGCGAGGTGTGGGAAGCTGAAGCGGGGGAACTGAAGGCTTTTCGGTTTTTGCCCGGGAAGCTGGATGCTCTGCTGGCTGCCCGAAAAAACCTGGATCCCCTAGCCTACCGTGAAGTTTTGTACAGCAAGGGATATAGTATTAGGACAATTTTTGACAAGACCTATCCCGAGGCCCTCAGGAGTCTGTATGACCCTCCAGCAGTTTTGTACGGCTGGGGGAAGGTTGAAACCCTCGATCAGCAGGCCATTGCAGTCGTAGGGGCAAGGAAACCATCTCCTTACGGGCGGCAAATTGCACGTTCGATGGCTACGGATCTGGCCCGAGCCGGCTTTTGGATAGTCAGCGGCATGGCCCGCGGAATCGATACCGAGGCTCATTTGGGAGCGCTTGAGGCCGGAGGACGCACGGTAGCAGTCTTGGGCAGCGGCATTGACGTGGTGTACCCGCGAGAAAACAAGGGTTTGTACTCCCGCATTGCGGAGACCGGAGTAGTTGTCAGCGAGTTTCCTCCTGGAACACCTCCTGAGCCCAAGAATTTTCCTATTCGTAATCGGATAATTTCAGGATTATCGAAAGGCGTGCTGGTAGTGGAGGCTCGAGTCAAAAGCGGAGCCCTTATCACAGCAGATTGGGCCTTAGATCAAGGGCGGGATGTGTTTGCAGTGCCGGGGCCCATAACCAGCCGGTTGAGCCAGGGCACGAACAACCTTATCAAGCAAGGAGCCAAACTTGTCACAACTGTCGAGGACATTTTGGAGGAGTACCAGCTGGTGTTAAAAGATACTGAAACAGGCGCTTTACCACTTGGTGACCTGGATAGGAGTTCGGAGTTCGATATGGTACTTGATCTACTGGGGACCGAACCGGTACACTTGGATCAGTTGGTCAGGCTTAGCGGGCTTACCCCGGGGCAGTTATCTGGTATGCTGCTTGAACTTCAGATTCGTGGAATAATCGAGGTTTTACCCGGTAACTATTTTATAAGGCTGAGAGGATCGTGA